A single Xenopus laevis strain J_2021 chromosome 3S, Xenopus_laevis_v10.1, whole genome shotgun sequence DNA region contains:
- the LOC108703563 gene encoding TSC22 domain family protein 4 codes for MSLGKKRSGFQITSVTSDYQPTSPVSPVANEGSPSPTPTNGLRSPPTSRFRVVRLDQAPLGGGRRYKRGRWSCVEFYHPEVGSTIRVGAGHSLDSGLPRASPLRSPLLLSPGAGGKAPRSQGAPVLVEGTSSDIRIELSAPIQSPLEAPVAASHPETSPAQRDDFTERLILARSVFCVGGDNDSISSNSLVAIDNKIEQAMDLVKTHLLFAVREVVEILREQIKDLTERNGQLEHENSLLRSLSTPQQLSELQSRLQTSKKGADHK; via the exons ATGAGCCTCGGCAAGAAACGAAGTGGCTTCCAGATCACCAGTGTGACTAGTGACTACCAGCCGACCTCTCCAGTCTCACCAGTAGCCAATGAAGGCTCTCCCTCCCCCACACCCACAAATGGACTCCGCTCACCCCCCACCTCTCGCTTTCGGGTGGTGCGACTGGACCAGGCACCCTTAGGTGGGGGGCGTCGGTACAAGAGAGGGCGCTGGAGCTGTGTGGAGTTTTATCACCCAGAGGTGGGCTCTACAATCAGGGTTGGGGCAGGACACTCTCTGGATTCGGGGCTCCCACGCGCCTCTCCTCTCCGGTCCCCATTACTTCTCTCCCCAGGAGCTGGAGGGAAGGCACCAAGGTCACAAGGGGCCCCAGTGCTGGTTGAAGGAACAAGCTCAGATATAAGAATTGAG CTTTCTGCCCCAATACAGAGCCCATTGGAGGCCCCAGTTGCTGCTTCTCACCCTGAAACTTCTCCAGCCCAACGGGACGACTTTACTGAGCGTCTGATATTGGCGAGATCTGTGTTCTGTGTGGGAGGGGACAATGACAG TATTTCCAGCAACAGTTTGGTAGCAATTGACAACAAAATTGAGCAGGCCATG GACTTGGTAAAGACTCACCTCCTATTTGCTGTCCGTGAAGTGGTTGAGATCCTTAGAGAACAGATAAAAGATCTCACAGAGAGGAACGGTCAGTTGGAGCATGAGAACAGTCTTTTGCGGTCTCTTTCAACACCTCAGCAGCTCTCTGAGTTGCAGTCTCGCCTTCAGACATCCAAAAAGGGGGCTGACCATAAATAA